From the genome of Glycine soja cultivar W05 chromosome 14, ASM419377v2, whole genome shotgun sequence:
ttttttgttttatcaaggagaaaaaataaagaaatttttattagtgAGCAAACATATTATTTAGGTATTTATTGGGGGATCACAGACATACTTTAGCCcataaaaatgataagattATGCACATTTTTTAtcgataataaaaaattgttaaatactaaatatattaaaaaaacatactaCCTTTGAACtcatatacaaataaaaataactacttTCACATAGATTAAGTAAGTtagttgaaataatttaattttattaatctcaagtaaaaaaataaagttattccTAAAATGTTCTTCATTGAAATTTGATACCATGAATAAAATAGACTCCTTGAAAATAGAGTTGCAATTAAATGAAGAGTGTTTTAGgaataatatcattaattatgGGTGAAATTAGTTAGATCTCTTTATATTTGAGAACAGAAAACAAGATAACttttttgcttatatatgaGTCCAAATGGAGTATTACTAATATTCATGAGTTAATTTGTAAGAGCATCTCCAATGAGTGCAACTTAAGCAACCCAttttaagttctttatcttataTTAATTGGTTTCTACAATATCACATCATAACTACacaacttatatatttttagggGTGAGTAAGCAGGCTGGCCCGCCCCGCTTAAGGCCCGCCTATGTAAGCCCCCATTGCCAGTAGACTAGGCCAACCTGTCCCGCACTCTTACATGGACTTAATACATTGGTCTACCCTCGCCCTGCGGACCCTACGAGCCAAACGGATTGGTTCACGggcctaattttttaaaaaaaaattacaatctcaaaataaatatttttttctcttaaaaaaatagtcaactacactcaattatatatatatataagtcttAATAAATTTCTAACAAATACTCAATTACAAAAGTTTTAACAcaaccaaataaattttcaacataAATGCAAAGCAATTTTGGATTAGGCTTTTACGATTGATTAGGTTTGGGTTGAGCTTGGCTGGTGGTTGTGGATTTACGAGCCAATATGCAGACCAAACTTGCACAGCTCGTAGATTATACGGGACGGACCCAAAATCTTACATAgccatgtattttttaaaaaatttggtaTGTTGCCCGCGTGGACCACGAGCCGGTCCATGGACCTGAGCTCGTTTACCCACCCCTATATATTTTGCTCCAATGGTATAATTTTTAGAAACTTTTATATTACCCCCTTAAATAATActtaaatgacaagaaaatattttttttactcataaGCAATTGTTGCTTATATAAGTaaccaaaacttaattttaagaaactCAATATGGCACGTAGATCATtccaatggtaaaaaaaattaagtagccttatctaaaaataaacaattcatTAAGCAAAGAGCGTTGAAGATgctctaaataattaattttagacacaaacaagaaatcTGAAGAATTTGGTGCTTTCATTCCATGGTCCAAAATTTATTTGTATCATTGATCATTGgtcctttcaaaaatcaagtaTCAAATTTCCAACTTATGATATAGGCTTGATCAATCATGTCAAACCCAAGGAAATGAACCAATAAGGATTGGGTCTAGCGGAAGTAACTAGTCTCTCacaatgtaattaattaaagttaaaatcTTTACTAAAAGAGGTGCTCACATTTAATACCTTATTGTGTCTTAGACAATATTGTCTCCCAAGAGACATGTCGGAAAAAAACCCCAAGGAAATGCATAACATGGAACAACTCAAAGAATATTTGTTGGCgcatagaaaaaataaacataactaAAAACTGTATCAGTCATCCtcctcccaaaaaaaaaaccacgTTAGTTATTTCTGAGTCAGAATCAAGGAAGTTTCTATTGACCGGTGCATTCCAATTAGATGGATTTTACTATGTGAaaagtaaaacatttttcaCACAGTACAAAAGAAACCTTCatggtttgaatttttttaattttcatctgatggctcaatttttttttcatttttgctattctttttttctctgtttttgctCATCTTTCCTTAATTGCCCCCTTTATTCTACTTTCCTCTTCTTTGTTCCCCAAACCAGATCTTATTCCCCTCTCCTTCTATTTGCCACCATTGTGCACCACTATTTCTCTACCGCAGGCAACCACACCACGTTACTATCACCACCTCTCCACTATAACATCGCCACGACGAAGGCCTCTGCCTCTTTTTCTTCACCTCCTTTCCCAGACAATGGACCACGTCATCGCTGACCTCATTGGTTGATTACCTTCATCGGAACAAAGGAATCCATTTAGATATGTTTCGCAACACCATATTTGGTTCAATTGAAACAAGTCTAAATGGATTCCTTGGTTCCAATGGCTACCTTGTATATCTGCACGTTTGACGACTACCTCATAGATCTCGGGCATGACCTTAACGACGATGGCATTGGTGCCAACCTAGATGATGATGTGATAGTTGGCGTCAAAGATGCAGAGCATGAAGAGGAAGGGATAGAGGCTcctatttgttgttttttttttaattttgatttggttttgtttcttgaatctgggttgcatttttttttgtatgtccTAGCTTAGGGTGGTACTGTTTTTTCTTTGGATTTGAGAAAAGTgggttgcatttttttttcaatttgagtaACGGAGGGTAATTTGCGATTTTCATATTTGAGAAAGGAAGGATGATTATGATGGTGTAGATGGTGTCGCCTTTGTTGACTTGGAAGGGGTGGATGCATTGTTGCGGTGGAGGTGTCATGGCCACTGTAGCCGTTGTTGTCATCATCGCTTTCACGAAAGTTACAGATGTGTTGTTGTCTTTGGCTTGGAAGGAAGAGTCATTTTCCATGGCGTCGTTGCTGCCATAGTTGGCTTCCTTTGATGACGATGATGTCGTTGTGATAGTTGCGGTGGTGTCGTCGCCGTTGGTTCTAAGTGGTGACGACTGTAACATccctttttcgtaaaataaatttaaaatgtttttatttaaaaataaatagttttagaaaaataatgagacttttgtaattaaataaataaggagaaatagttttattgattaaaataatggttttaaggtaaataaaataaatatgtatttttataaaataaaaaaggtgttttatttattcatttgatagggagtaaaataaagttcattttttataaaataataaaataaaaaaaaatagagtaaataataaacTCAAAAGAGCCTAACTGAGACATATTAGGTCAGATTTTTACATTTATGACATGCTCTCTCTTTCTCCCAAATTTGTTCTCTCTTCTTCCTATtccaaaattctttttttttcccgcatacactcAAACGCATCTCAGAAAAACTACACCCCCACTAAAAATACAGCTGGCAAATGTTACATCCCTTTCCTCTACTGATCCATGATTAATGGTCATTAAAAATCACAACAACCACACTTTAACTCAACACCTTAAGGTTGAAATTTATGagtcttctcctcacttatatgatgtttaaattttttacttttattcgaTATGAAACTTCACCTCACAATTGTACTTCATTATACACTTTGTACAATAAAAATTCTTGGAAGTTTATACGTGTGAGTAGGGTCACCTTTTAAGGTGCTGACACCTTGGTGTAATCAGTTTTAGTTTTAGCTTGACACAAACCATTTGTAATGTACTCTACAGGatacaagaacaaaaccaaCTAATCTAGCATATAAAATACCTAGTTTAGTCACCCAATTATGTACccgtaaaaactaaaaagtgtcgccagaattttaaataaagataatattattctctttttttttttgctagaaGGCGCATTGCCCGCTGCACAGCACAAAGATATATGTATCCTAAACAACTAgtaatattttatcaattccagttggaattcaaattattttatgttttctgcCTCTTTCCTACCCtttcaattaaagaaataataatacttCAGAAAAATTAACAAAGGACAGGACAAAAGTAATTTCAATCCCGAAGCTTGTGCTGTTTATGGGTTCGCCaaactattataatttttatttatttattctcctattaagttatatcaaaatttaaacgAGAACTTGgattcaaaaaaatacaaaatatctgTTGCCTGTCAATGGCAAACAAGCATTACGTAAAAAACATTGAGCTAGTCAGACACAGAATATCATACTTTTACAAGTTTCTTAGTTTTAAGTTAAGAGTTTAAGTTCtatataagaataattttcCTAAATCATTCGATCAtagattatcatttaaattattttaaaatacttattttaaaagttatctaATTTACTATAAGTAagtgataaattataattaaattaattataaaatattttatacaatcaatatataactttttttctcttaatttaatatcaataaaaaaagagcACAGTAAACAACTAGTGACAAACATGATGGAACACAGAATGAAAATTGCAAGAATAATGGAGACAATTAGTTAATCAATCACTGATACGAAAAGCAGCAATGTTACTGATTTGAAAGTAATTACACTTCTACAAACAATTCCTCAACTGAATCCCTTCACTTCACCACCTATGCACAAGACACAATGCCCAAACCAATATTTccaaacaagtaaaaaaaaaaaaactgaaaaaccaATACCACCCCGCACTATGCCACAAAAACGAACAAATCAAACGACCTTTATATCCTCCCGTCACCACCGCGCGCCGCCGCGTCCCACCGGCGCTCCAAGCTCCGAATGCGAAACCGGACCGGGCGCGTGAACCAGATAAACCGGCTGCCCAACCGGTCCAGTCACGGGCCGAACCGCTTGAAACACTCCAGAAGGCGTGTGAATGAGATAAATCTCATTCCCCGTAGTAGGAACCGCCAACGAATAACCCGCGTTATTACTCCTCTCCTGCATAAACGACACCGTTCCTGTTCCAGTTCCAGTAACCGAACCAGGATGAACGAATTGCGCGTGTGTGTGTGCATGCGAATGCGCCACTAACGGCGTCACTTTCTCCGCGTTCTTCTGAACAAAACAGTCCCCGCCGTTAACACCGTAAACCCTACCGTTATCATTATCTTCCTCTGTCTTCATTTTCCGTTGCTCATTGTTATTCTCATTCTGAATCTCAGGTTCGGCTTCACGATCCTCGGGAAAACACTCCGAATCCTTCGCCGGAGCATCCTCCGCCGGTGGCTTCTCGAGGCCGAACAGAAAATCCGGATTCGCCGTCGGCGGCGGAGCCGGAGAATCTTCTGGAACGTGAACGGAATTGAGAGCGTCGACGAACCACTGGCGCTCGGATTTCAATTCGGTTGGAGcgaaattgttgttgttgttgttgtggaggggGAAGAGGAAGAGGCGGAGGCGCGCAGGTCTAGATGAGGAGCGGGAGAGGCGATCGTACTCGATCATCATGTGGTGGAGGTCGTCGTCGTTGGTGACGGAGATTAAGGCGTCAAGGTCTTCGCCGGGGAGCTGGTACTTGAAGAAGGAATGGTTGGAGAGGGCGTTGTTGGCGAGGGAGGAAAGCTTGGCGATGAGGGAGGGGAACTTGACGTGGCGGTCGACGGAGAGGATCTTGGTGTCGCCGGCGACGTAGGTGAGGTGGTTGTCGTGGGGGCGGGGCTGGATGCGGCCGCCGAAGCTGCACATGAGCTTGACCTTGGGAGGGGCGTCGTCGAAGGAAGggcggcggtggtggtggtggttgtcgGCGGCGTCGGGGTCGCGGGAGCAAGGGGAGGAGTCGCGAGAATCCATGGAGATGgaggtgttagggtttgggagggaattgaatttcaagagtgtGGGAGTGGACTCAGTGTGGAGAGTGGTTGGAAGAGTGTGGGTTTATATATTATGGTGGGGGTGGTGGGGAGCAAGGGGgacgaagaaagaaaaaaagaaaaaaaaaaaaagtgatagatTCACCCAATCACCTGAGTTGGATGCCCATTAATTATGTTCCGCGTGAGCTACTTTAATGCTTATATCTATATTTGTTCTCCATCTGTATATAAGTCTAAAGTCTTGCTAGTTGTGTTCTTAAAGATATGGTTTAggaattaaaacacaaaaatatttactttataaattataagagtgaaaaaagaaatatcatgaatagtatttttttttctcttagtaaaagtatttttaatttaaatttcttcatcAATACTTTTATAACATTAGTCATGATTTGtcttatatataaatgtattaaaaaatggCGTATGACACAGGTTaacaaaacttttattttatgttatttgaaaaaaatataaatgaaaaaaatatgaactcTTTATcgtatcatattaattaataatggaaAATGAATACAAAcatgtataatatatttgttttttttaattcctattaaagttattttattccttgtaaaactgtaaaatttaaatattaggattttttatgaaataatttagTTCCATAAGGTCGTAAACTTTTGATATTGGTCTCCTTTAGAGTATATTTATTCTACTctctattaatatttaagaaatgtcaagtttattttctaatatattgTTGACAAGTCAACAATGAATagtaataaggactaaaattttgaaataaaattttataaggaccaaaatcataaaaaagttGTGAGaactaaaagtataaaatgaatatatatattataagattaaaaatatatttaagtttttatattatattattttattgtaatgtGCACCAAATATTGAATAGGTTATAACTTATCATACTCTAATCATATACCTTTTTATTTGATCATATCATATTTCATCCATTAAATGAGTCCTTAAAATAGTTGTATtaaagtagtaaaaaaaaaggtaagttagtaaaaattaacaaatttatcatatatgttgatttcttttctttagttATGTTGATTTGTCATTAAATGATCATATAAAGATATAATTTAGTTTGTTTAGCATAATGAGTAAGCTGTTGTAAATCTATACGTGTCTTCGATTGGTACGGATATAcaacatataaaatttttatattattatttaattttaaagtcatAAGTTTGctatgtttttaataattatcttaaatcatttaattagttaataatataaaagtaaaaatacataatttagtTTGAGTTTAATAGGTGTATAcaatagtgtaatttttttttattatttcatcaaaaattaattatggtatgacttttaaagtaataattaatttaaaagtcaataaatttatcatataagtTGACTTATGATtagatgataatatttttttatatttttactgtttataaattattgtgtataataaatttatgaatttttaataatcatattaaaaataaaatatttttttaattaattaattaattaataaaacttacACTGATAATGCAAATTCtataataatacttttttacGGATATAATAATACGTTTCTACCCAATACATTAGGTGTATAAGTTAATGACCTAAAAACATAGAAtgctttttattaaaaaaataaaaaggttttattttagatttgattcattttatttagGCGGAGTAAacttatttagaaaataaaataaaaaatccttttaAGTTGCAGCATAAATGcattttaaagatttaaatttgACAATACTAATTATGGTATAATGGTCTTTTTTTGTGACAAAGTTATAATGATCCTATGCGAGTTAATTTGTaatttcaatataataaaacgttttcatttttaactcgTATCTATGCATAAGAAAAAAGGTACCTGGACAATAAAAATGTTGTGGGCAGAAATCGCAAGCCATCCCTATCTAATTCATCCTTTAAGATAGGTTTTGTGGGGGAGACAAATCAGTTCTCTGAATGGATTTAGTTCAATTGAtatgaattattgtaaattttttgatattattttaatttttaccgataaaaaaataaatgagttgCTCATGTTCTTGGAAGGTGGCTCCATCTTATCTAAGTTACGTTTGATCAAAGTGCTCTATGTATTGTTGAATTACGTATGGTTGATTTGATTATGAATAAAATTTCTTGAGTTTGTTTccgtaaaataaaaaactataaaagatTTAAGAAATGTATTGAAAGACTTATTTTGTATACTCatgtaaaaaattagtttaaaatgtatttgatttaaaattttgataaaattaatttaaattattaatattaaaatttcgtatttatagttaaaatagttaaatatgtttaaaatctCTAAAATATATTCAAAGTTTGTaattagtttctattttttttttaaacttcaaAAGTTTCGTTCTATCTTTGTTCTCCGTCCAAAATGTTATCCATTCATGAGGACCATTAATTTTAATGACTAGATTTATCTTATTATCATAGGTCATGTTACACTAGATTCTTACAACCCCACCTAGAAAATCATTCTGATCCTTTGCCGTCGGGAGTGGAAATTTCTGAAGGCGGCTCCCTCCTCTCCGGCGAACGACCGCCTCTCTTCTCATCACCTTCCCTCTCCTAACAATCTCATGATCACGTTTGTACCTACTTCAAACTCAGGAACTTTCTCTCAGTAACTtcaagtaaaatgaaaaaaaaaaatcaaaataaatatgatgttcATGAGTTATACATCTTgagacaattttatttaataaaaattaaaatcttttttatagaaaaaaaaacttgctaTTTTAAGATGAGGTTAGTGGTTACTTTCAAAATCAACGGCACTTGTGAAAATATCCACATAATATATGACATTCCTTCACCGTGATTCATTCCAAAGCATGCATGACAGAAGTTAACAAAAGGAttgattaaagaaattaaatattttcaatgatatattaacatttaaatCACTATTTTCACATTTTAATAATACTCCATCCACTTTAATCACAACCTTTTTTAATTGATCACAtagatgaatttaaaatattttttatattattatttaattactagaAAAAAGTGAATTGGATGCGTGATTTATTATAACTTATTGATACTTGGCTTTGATATCTATGAACTATGATATCtatccataaaaaatattatcatttaatgaattataatttatcatgtattaaaattcatatttaagataatttaaagTAAGGCTTATTTCAATTCGCATATcacaaaaaatgaatttcctTATTAAATCACATATTGTCAATCTTTGAGTTATGTCATTGCCTCAATAAGAGGTTtattaaacaacaaaaaaataaaatataagagatTTGTATTGACAGTGGGATAAGAGGTCAGctatttaagaaattatatatagattttttttataaaaaaaaataaaaaagaaagttaagTAATAAATGGAAGTTTAATAAGCATATATTaacagtataaattttttatattctaaatcagtaaaaattaatcatatatgacttttgaataattgttataaagataaacaaatttttcatgCATCATGATTCATGAATGAAAATATGAAAGACTGTTTTTCTaacagtaaaaagaaaaaaaaaatgaaagacttCTAATAATATGcattatttattgaataataataataattcaacgcaaagaagactgaagaaaactttagaaattagaagaaaccataaaaaaaaattctgtatTCTAAAtggttttattgaaaatttggtTCTTGGTCGATCCAAAAGGCGTCATACATGTAGCAGGCCCCATCCAGTTAGATAAGGCTACcttattgaaaattttgttgatgttgtattttaatacaaattaagaGGAACTATTGTTAATAGAAATGCTACCCTGAAACACATTCATACTTTTGTAGTATTAGAGAACCATGCTAGCTATGCGTAAATATTGCACGCTTAtggtaattaaattaaaacgaCATATTAATAATGTACTACACACGGTAATATTGTAGTGGTCTAGCACGAATAGAAAAGGActttaattttaactatttgTTTACCGTAATATAAAAGGACTTtagttttaagtattttaaaaactatgtttacatttaataatatgttaTCATATTATTCGTTTCATATttgaatgataatattttgtcataatatacaataaatttaatattttacagtttatattttaaaattatgaagtaTAATTCAAATCATTAAAAGCAAtggtataatatatatactagATACACGAAACCAGGTGTGGTCTTAGGGTAAGagccaaaaattaattaaactatatATAATCCGTTccttaaagaaatatattatattaatattttagtttgtacatcccatataataattattttttatatacaaaaaattaatcattaaatatattcattatattttagatttatgctacaattaaaattttaacatatataagattatttttaattattattttttaaaatgaaattgaattttaatttagaaaagataaaagatgataaattaaaacatatatttgattaagaaaattaagtatACAAATAAAGACAGAGGAAAGGTAATTCATGATGGAGATGGCTTAGACTTTGGGAGAGATTTTTAACTAGTTTGGGAGAGTATATGAAATATATctttaaagaaaacaaagaaataaaatattaaaaatgtctaATTAAGATActttcaaaatcatgtattaaaAGTGATAGAAAGAAGTGACACTCAAAGTATGACAAGATATAAGTGTCAATGGAATTTGGAAAGAGGCATGCTAGCCTATCATTTTGTTAATGTATATTCACCATGTGACATTGCACTCAACAGAAGACTATGGGAGGAGTTGAAAGCTAAAAACAAGGAAACCTCATTGATCTTTGGTGTTTTATTGGAGATTTCAATAGCACTAGAAATTTCAatgaaagaaaaggagaaagtgATTTGTATAATGGAGCAAGCCAATATAGGGAATTCAATAATTTTGCGTTGGATGTGGAGATAGAGGAAGTTCCAATTATGGGTAGGAAATTCACTTGGTTCTAATGAGAGAGCTATGAGTAGGTTGGATAAAGCATTGGTC
Proteins encoded in this window:
- the LOC114384337 gene encoding uncharacterized protein LOC114384337; the protein is MDSRDSSPCSRDPDAADNHHHHRRPSFDDAPPKVKLMCSFGGRIQPRPHDNHLTYVAGDTKILSVDRHVKFPSLIAKLSSLANNALSNHSFFKYQLPGEDLDALISVTNDDDLHHMMIEYDRLSRSSSRPARLRLFLFPLHNNNNNNFAPTELKSERQWFVDALNSVHVPEDSPAPPPTANPDFLFGLEKPPAEDAPAKDSECFPEDREAEPEIQNENNNEQRKMKTEEDNDNGRVYGVNGGDCFVQKNAEKVTPLVAHSHAHTHAQFVHPGSVTGTGTGTVSFMQERSNNAGYSLAVPTTGNEIYLIHTPSGVFQAVRPVTGPVGQPVYLVHAPGPVSHSELGAPVGRGGARW